One stretch of Lacrimispora sphenoides DNA includes these proteins:
- a CDS encoding DNA methyltransferase, whose amino-acid sequence MGLEVFDNYACDGQMEIPLPNSFINADCKDVMKLYPDNYFDLALCDPQYGLKEHGGKDRSGFVKQKNGSKIYVKDGNYENRGWDNEPPDSEYFDEVIRISKHQIIFGCNYFNYPLVGGRIIWDKCNDGTDQSDAEIAYNSFNNRVDIFRFMWRGMMQGKSIEEGWIQQGNKKLNERRITPTQKPVALYKWIMQKYLEPGNILIDTHVGSASSLIACEDMGIQYVGTEKDIYTYNMANKRLQEHKAQFDIFHYGVERC is encoded by the coding sequence ATGGGATTAGAAGTATTTGATAATTATGCCTGTGATGGTCAGATGGAAATACCATTGCCGAACAGTTTCATAAATGCCGATTGCAAAGATGTAATGAAACTATATCCAGATAATTATTTTGATTTGGCTCTCTGTGATCCTCAGTATGGTTTGAAGGAACATGGAGGAAAAGACAGGAGCGGATTTGTAAAGCAGAAGAACGGCAGTAAAATTTATGTTAAAGATGGGAACTATGAAAATCGAGGCTGGGACAACGAACCTCCAGACAGCGAATACTTTGACGAAGTGATAAGGATATCTAAGCATCAAATCATATTCGGCTGTAACTACTTTAATTATCCTCTTGTCGGAGGCCGGATCATTTGGGATAAATGCAACGATGGAACTGATCAGTCAGATGCAGAGATTGCCTATAACTCCTTCAATAATAGGGTAGATATATTCCGCTTTATGTGGCGGGGAATGATGCAGGGAAAATCTATTGAAGAGGGATGGATACAGCAAGGCAATAAGAAGCTGAATGAAAGGCGGATAACACCTACTCAGAAGCCGGTGGCTTTGTATAAATGGATTATGCAAAAGTATTTAGAGCCAGGGAATATACTCATTGATACCCATGTCGGGAGTGCTAGCAGCTTAATAGCCTGTGAGGATATGGGTATCCAGTATGTGGGGACCGAAAAGGATATTTACACCTACAACATGGCAAACAAAAGACTGCAGGAGCACAAGGCACAGTTCGATATATTTCACTATGGAGTGGAACGGTGCTGA
- a CDS encoding HNH endonuclease: protein MGNTEVKRKAIPKKIRKKVYEKYNGHCAYCGCEMELSEMQVDHVESLYWYGGTDDLSNFILKQKNETC from the coding sequence ATGGGTAATACAGAAGTAAAGAGAAAAGCAATCCCTAAAAAGATACGAAAAAAGGTCTATGAAAAATATAATGGGCATTGTGCCTATTGCGGCTGTGAAATGGAACTTAGTGAAATGCAAGTCGATCATGTGGAATCCTTGTACTGGTATGGAGGAACTGATGATCTAAGCAATTTTATTTTGAAACAGAAAAATGAGACTTGCTAA
- a CDS encoding ParB/RepB/Spo0J family partition protein, producing the protein MGKFNNLNLDGKNPAFTKADVQSKEMETSKENVDSFQPQAGLHELVKAVDSSEQSNKAFNFKFIPREKIVFNKNNDFDMDEVESLSAKLLEDGLLHNLVAFYDEDTDKYILESGERRLRAFDLAHERFKDYEDSEDVEYLSYVEYIKEFYINGFPVNVKKAKYQDEPELSKVDEIDSNLRKYTANIDVRTFTPQQRAEYTQKVRTLMEEKNLLLYGGNPPKVTQAQVAEATGITERQIRKYEQIQELIPALKAEFEHGNLSINKVPTIAKMSEEEQLLFLDFLQREKNADPAQVKLYMERAEKAETEKRQLIEEKDQIESDLDTLRANRDDDIDRILEESKEREKQIREEIAKAEKEKNADRIIRLQNELAEEKNSASRMITDTNNRLEEAQGALQEAKQRIQELENQEQDTAQMEELEELLRIQTQLDMNFSFLGNLCSKLIANIESYKVLAKVEDIKHVSEMTLSMKELKKLLALIES; encoded by the coding sequence ATGGGAAAATTTAATAATTTAAATCTTGATGGAAAAAATCCGGCATTCACTAAAGCAGATGTGCAGAGCAAAGAAATGGAGACTAGCAAAGAAAATGTGGATAGTTTTCAGCCACAGGCGGGTTTACATGAGCTGGTTAAGGCTGTGGATTCATCGGAGCAGTCCAATAAGGCATTTAACTTCAAATTTATTCCACGAGAGAAAATCGTATTCAATAAAAACAATGATTTTGATATGGATGAAGTTGAAAGTCTATCAGCCAAGCTTTTGGAAGATGGTTTATTACATAATTTAGTAGCATTTTATGATGAGGATACAGATAAGTATATTCTGGAATCTGGAGAGAGAAGGTTACGCGCTTTTGATCTGGCACATGAACGTTTTAAAGACTATGAAGATTCAGAGGATGTAGAGTATCTTTCCTATGTAGAGTATATTAAGGAATTTTATATCAATGGTTTTCCTGTAAATGTAAAAAAAGCTAAATATCAAGACGAGCCGGAGCTGTCCAAAGTAGATGAGATTGATAGCAATCTAAGAAAATATACAGCAAATATTGATGTCCGTACTTTTACACCGCAACAACGAGCCGAGTACACACAAAAAGTACGTACTCTGATGGAAGAAAAAAACTTGCTATTGTATGGAGGCAATCCCCCTAAAGTGACACAGGCCCAGGTTGCTGAGGCAACAGGGATAACAGAGCGGCAGATTCGAAAATATGAACAGATTCAGGAACTGATTCCAGCACTGAAGGCAGAATTTGAACATGGAAATCTAAGTATTAATAAGGTGCCGACAATCGCAAAAATGTCTGAGGAGGAACAGCTTTTATTTCTGGATTTCCTGCAGAGAGAAAAAAATGCTGACCCAGCACAGGTAAAATTGTATATGGAACGTGCTGAGAAGGCTGAAACAGAAAAGCGGCAGTTAATAGAGGAAAAAGACCAAATTGAATCAGATTTAGATACCCTTCGTGCGAACCGAGATGATGATATTGACAGAATCCTAGAGGAATCCAAAGAACGGGAAAAACAAATCCGGGAGGAGATAGCGAAAGCTGAGAAAGAAAAAAATGCTGACCGAATTATACGTTTACAAAATGAACTTGCTGAAGAAAAGAATAGTGCTAGCCGAATGATTACAGATACAAATAACCGCCTAGAAGAAGCGCAGGGAGCATTACAAGAGGCGAAGCAGCGTATCCAGGAGTTGGAGAACCAGGAACAGGATACAGCGCAAATGGAGGAGTTGGAGGAGTTATTACGTATCCAGACACAACTGGATATGAACTTTTCTTTTCTGGGAAATCTTTGTAGTAAGCTAATCGCAAATATTGAGAGCTATAAGGTATTGGCTAAAGTAGAAGATATTAAACATGTTTCTGAAATGACACTCAGTATGAAGGAGCTGAAAAAGCTATTAGCCTTAATAGAATCATGA
- a CDS encoding ParA family protein translates to MCNNIKNTIKAGIFNVISIINNKGGVGKTATTLILAELLAYLGFRVLVLDLDGQSNVSLTLHSYVKESLSSVSGRTAPEQENIFEVFVDRLKEKTEITRLIKHTNILGVDIIPSSNRFNNIEKNLEDCYKSPFILSKAIKAVKEDYDFVLIDNSPSMNFFTLNSIVASDYIITPVRSEDYSKKGVVEILDKLNQIKDEYDLDNVKFLGAFLTQADSRTNVYKECVQEYKDEIADKFFNTCIRRDTKIEQMQKKHIPMLQLSNDSNALIDYCNLLLEMDILPDEAKEKLIMSISA, encoded by the coding sequence ATGTGTAACAATATTAAAAATACTATCAAAGCAGGGATTTTCAATGTTATCAGCATTATCAATAATAAAGGTGGGGTAGGGAAAACAGCAACAACCTTAATTTTGGCAGAATTATTAGCTTATCTGGGATTCCGGGTATTAGTTCTTGATCTTGACGGTCAGAGTAATGTTTCTCTAACATTACATTCTTATGTAAAGGAATCTCTTAGTAGTGTATCAGGAAGGACAGCACCAGAACAGGAAAACATCTTTGAGGTGTTTGTTGATCGATTAAAAGAAAAAACAGAAATTACTAGACTAATTAAACATACCAATATTTTAGGCGTTGATATTATTCCGTCAAGTAACCGCTTTAATAATATAGAAAAGAATTTGGAAGACTGCTATAAAAGCCCATTTATTCTCAGTAAGGCTATTAAAGCAGTAAAAGAGGATTACGATTTTGTCCTCATCGACAATTCTCCAAGTATGAATTTTTTCACACTAAACAGTATTGTGGCAAGTGATTATATAATAACTCCTGTCCGATCGGAAGATTATTCAAAAAAAGGTGTAGTGGAAATATTGGATAAACTTAATCAGATCAAGGATGAGTATGATTTGGATAATGTTAAATTTCTGGGAGCATTTTTGACACAAGCTGATAGTCGAACCAATGTATATAAGGAATGTGTTCAGGAATATAAAGATGAGATTGCAGATAAATTTTTCAATACCTGTATTAGAAGAGATACAAAGATAGAACAAATGCAAAAGAAGCATATCCCTATGTTGCAATTGAGTAACGATAGCAATGCACTGATTGATTATTGCAATCTTTTACTGGAGATGGACATTTTACCAGATGAAGCAAAAGAAAAATTGATAATGAGCATAAGTGCGTAA
- a CDS encoding AbrB/MazE/SpoVT family DNA-binding domain-containing protein, whose product MVRKIDRLGRIVIPIEIRRKLKMSIGTACEFRVNGTELILKCSDNIVQAVNKVRKIAKERQGICPYCGNELMERFNSSCCGNCGNKIIWSEKVEEDV is encoded by the coding sequence ATGGTAAGAAAGATTGATCGATTAGGAAGAATTGTGATTCCGATTGAGATTAGACGTAAGTTGAAAATGTCTATAGGAACGGCATGTGAATTTCGTGTAAATGGAACAGAGCTGATTTTAAAGTGTTCTGATAATATCGTACAAGCCGTAAATAAAGTAAGGAAAATAGCAAAGGAAAGACAAGGAATTTGCCCTTATTGTGGTAATGAATTAATGGAGCGATTTAACAGTTCTTGCTGTGGGAATTGTGGTAATAAAATCATTTGGAGTGAAAAAGTGGAGGAGGATGTCTAA
- the greA gene encoding transcription elongation factor GreA: MVDKKNILTYEGLKRYEDELHNLKVVKRQEVAQKIKEAREQGDLSENAEYDAAKDEQRDIEMRIEELEKLLKNAEVVVEDEIDLDKINIGCKVKVYDVDEDEEMEFKIVGSTEANSLQNKISNESPVGHALMGRKVGDVVDVETQSGVIQYKVLEIQRVS, translated from the coding sequence ATGGTAGACAAGAAAAATATTTTAACCTACGAAGGCCTTAAAAGATACGAGGATGAGCTTCATAATTTAAAGGTAGTCAAAAGACAAGAGGTCGCCCAGAAGATCAAGGAAGCCAGGGAGCAAGGTGACTTATCCGAGAACGCTGAGTATGATGCCGCTAAGGATGAGCAGAGAGACATTGAGATGCGTATTGAAGAGCTGGAGAAGCTCCTTAAAAATGCAGAGGTAGTGGTTGAGGATGAGATTGATTTAGATAAGATTAATATTGGCTGCAAGGTAAAAGTCTACGATGTTGATGAAGACGAAGAAATGGAATTCAAAATCGTGGGTTCCACAGAGGCAAACAGCCTTCAGAATAAAATTTCCAACGAATCCCCGGTTGGTCATGCACTGATGGGCAGGAAAGTTGGAGATGTGGTAGACGTAGAGACACAGTCCGGCGTGATCCAGTATAAAGTTCTGGAAATCCAGAGAGTGTCATAG
- the dusB gene encoding tRNA dihydrouridine synthase DusB, translating into MKLRIGNLTLDNNLILAPMAGVTDLPFRFLCREQGCGMAVTEMVSAKAILYKNKNTNELLKVADGEGPVSLQLFGSDPDIMADIAAKVEEGPYAFIDVNMGCPMPKIVNNGEGSALMKDIRLAERILTAMVKTIKKPVTVKFRKGFTDEDCNAVEFAKMAESCGVAAVAVHGRTREQYYSGTADWDIIRKVKEAVSIPVIGNGDVFKPEDAKALLEETGCDGVMIARGAKGNPWIFKRTLHYLETGELLPAPTREEISNMIIRHGALEMEHKGEAVAMREMRGHMAWYTAGLPHSAKLRNDINQVGTMDELRHFAEDRIGKFRSEK; encoded by the coding sequence GTGAAGCTCAGAATTGGAAATTTGACGTTGGACAACAACCTGATACTGGCACCTATGGCAGGAGTTACGGACCTGCCATTTCGTTTTCTCTGCAGGGAGCAGGGCTGCGGTATGGCAGTAACGGAGATGGTCAGCGCTAAGGCAATTTTATATAAAAACAAAAATACAAATGAGCTGCTAAAGGTGGCCGATGGGGAAGGTCCTGTCAGCCTCCAGCTTTTTGGTTCTGATCCGGATATCATGGCGGATATTGCTGCTAAAGTGGAAGAAGGGCCCTATGCATTCATTGATGTGAACATGGGATGTCCCATGCCGAAGATCGTTAATAACGGCGAGGGGTCGGCGCTAATGAAAGATATCAGGCTTGCAGAGCGTATTTTAACCGCTATGGTAAAGACCATTAAAAAGCCTGTGACCGTAAAATTCAGAAAAGGCTTTACAGATGAGGACTGCAATGCCGTGGAATTTGCCAAAATGGCGGAAAGCTGCGGAGTGGCGGCAGTTGCTGTTCATGGCAGGACCAGGGAGCAATATTATTCAGGAACAGCGGACTGGGATATTATAAGGAAGGTAAAGGAAGCTGTCTCAATTCCGGTCATTGGAAACGGCGACGTATTTAAGCCGGAGGATGCAAAGGCTCTTCTGGAGGAAACCGGCTGTGACGGGGTGATGATCGCCAGAGGAGCTAAGGGAAATCCCTGGATCTTTAAAAGGACCCTTCATTATCTGGAAACAGGAGAGCTGCTTCCAGCACCCACCAGAGAAGAGATTTCTAATATGATCATCCGCCATGGTGCCCTGGAGATGGAGCACAAAGGGGAAGCGGTGGCCATGCGTGAAATGCGCGGGCATATGGCGTGGTATACAGCCGGACTTCCTCATTCTGCAAAGCTTAGAAATGATATCAACCAGGTGGGAACCATGGACGAATTAAGGCATTTTGCGGAAGATAGGATCGGAAAATTCCGATCAGAGAAATAG
- a CDS encoding DUF6145 family protein yields the protein MEHDGDNVVLCGANSYEQKYYFNQQFMSLPESIKQDLQIMCVLYTEDVGGILIMEYDEDGTLEFKVTAEEGDYLFDEIGSVLKIKQYRKEKRELLESLEMYYRVFYLGEELEGGEIDT from the coding sequence ATGGAGCATGATGGAGATAATGTGGTGCTTTGCGGCGCCAATTCCTATGAGCAGAAATATTATTTTAACCAGCAGTTTATGAGCCTCCCCGAAAGCATCAAGCAGGATCTTCAAATTATGTGCGTGCTTTATACCGAAGATGTAGGAGGAATCCTTATCATGGAATACGATGAGGATGGCACCCTGGAATTTAAGGTAACAGCAGAGGAGGGGGATTATCTGTTTGATGAGATCGGAAGCGTGCTGAAGATCAAGCAGTACCGGAAAGAGAAAAGAGAACTTCTGGAATCTTTGGAAATGTATTACCGGGTGTTTTATCTGGGAGAAGAATTGGAAGGCGGAGAAATAGATACGTGA
- a CDS encoding LacI family DNA-binding transcriptional regulator produces the protein MNIYDIAELAGVSIATVSRVVNDSPRVSEKTKQKVRTIMEEHGYTPNVFARGLGLDSMKTIGILCPDVSDAYMATAVAHLESRMHEHGYDCILCCSGFEQSVKEKYVSLLLAKRIDALLMVGSTYAGTGESDKNTQYVRNAAKQVPIFLINGYLDGENIYCAYGDDYQATYDVTSQMIETGRRRILFLCDSHSYSANQKLAGYESALKAHGLPVLGDLKLYVKNRIHTVRDILLERRDLRFDSVVATDDGLAVGAIKYANAKLLKVPENLCITGFNNSALSICSDPELSSIDNRVEELCNISVDNMMKILLGEETEVNRNNRIPCRLIKRCTTDF, from the coding sequence ATGAACATTTATGACATTGCAGAACTTGCAGGAGTTTCCATCGCTACCGTATCCCGGGTGGTGAACGACAGCCCCCGTGTGAGTGAGAAAACAAAACAAAAAGTCAGGACGATTATGGAAGAACATGGCTATACTCCCAATGTATTTGCCAGAGGCCTTGGGCTTGATTCCATGAAGACCATTGGGATATTATGTCCGGATGTATCAGATGCATATATGGCTACAGCGGTAGCCCATTTAGAGAGCCGCATGCACGAGCATGGTTACGACTGTATTTTGTGCTGCAGCGGATTTGAACAGTCCGTGAAAGAAAAGTATGTCAGCCTTCTTCTTGCGAAGCGGATTGATGCACTCCTCATGGTTGGTTCTACTTATGCAGGAACAGGGGAATCAGATAAAAATACGCAGTATGTCCGCAATGCAGCAAAGCAGGTTCCGATATTTTTGATCAACGGATATTTGGATGGCGAGAATATTTATTGTGCTTATGGAGATGATTATCAGGCAACCTACGATGTGACCAGCCAGATGATTGAGACAGGACGGCGCAGAATCCTGTTTCTCTGTGACTCCCATTCCTACAGCGCAAATCAGAAACTGGCAGGCTATGAATCCGCTTTAAAAGCCCACGGGCTTCCTGTGCTGGGAGATTTAAAGCTTTATGTAAAGAACCGGATCCATACGGTAAGGGATATTCTTCTGGAGCGCCGTGATTTACGATTTGACAGCGTGGTAGCTACAGATGACGGTCTTGCCGTAGGTGCGATTAAGTATGCCAATGCAAAGCTATTAAAGGTACCGGAAAATTTGTGTATTACCGGATTTAATAATTCCGCCCTGTCGATCTGCAGCGATCCGGAGCTTTCTTCCATTGATAACCGGGTCGAGGAATTATGCAACATCTCTGTCGATAATATGATGAAAATCCTTCTGGGAGAAGAAACGGAAGTTAACAGGAATAACCGGATTCCATGCCGGCTGATTAAGCGGTGTACCACTGATTTTTAG
- a CDS encoding UxaA family hydrolase, which produces MQDFIKIHSGDNVAVALKPLSSGTAAEIGGNTVTLLEDIPQGHKFALADIPAGSSVIKYGCAIGMAKEHIKTGAWIHTHNLKTGLGDLLTYTYEKQETAVIPTEERFFQGYRRTDGKVGVRNEIWIIPTVGCVNNIATALERMAKKYVGGSIDEIAAFPHPYGCSQMGDDQEYTRTILADLINHPNAGGVLVLGLGCENSSVSELKPYIGDYDENRVKFLVTQESEDEMADAMELIGQLAEYAGTFHREPVSCSELTIGMKCGGSDGLSGITANPTVGAFSDMLVSKGGTTILTEVPEMFGAETLLMNRCQNEETFDKTVDLINDFKNYFTSHNQTIYENPSPGNKKGGISTLEDKSLGCVQKSGSAPVVDVLKYGEPVRDKGLNLLSAPGNDLVASTALAASGAHIVLFTTGRGTPFACPVPTMKISTNTALSTKKSNWIDFNCGVLVEGTDMDTLKNEFFDFVIEVASGKKVKSEEAGFHDMAIFKQGVTL; this is translated from the coding sequence ATGCAGGATTTTATCAAAATTCATTCCGGAGATAATGTTGCAGTTGCATTAAAGCCGCTTTCTTCCGGCACTGCCGCAGAGATAGGCGGAAATACCGTTACACTCCTGGAAGATATCCCACAGGGTCATAAATTCGCCCTCGCCGATATACCTGCCGGCTCATCCGTCATCAAATACGGCTGTGCCATTGGCATGGCAAAGGAACATATTAAGACAGGGGCCTGGATTCACACGCATAATTTAAAAACAGGTTTGGGGGATTTACTTACTTATACGTACGAGAAACAGGAAACGGCTGTTATCCCCACAGAAGAACGTTTCTTTCAAGGCTACCGCAGGACGGACGGTAAAGTGGGTGTGCGCAATGAAATCTGGATCATTCCCACTGTTGGCTGTGTCAATAACATAGCCACTGCTCTGGAGCGTATGGCTAAGAAATACGTAGGCGGCTCCATTGACGAAATCGCCGCATTCCCTCATCCTTACGGCTGTTCCCAAATGGGTGACGACCAGGAATATACAAGAACCATTCTGGCTGATTTAATTAACCATCCCAACGCCGGAGGCGTTCTGGTCCTGGGACTTGGCTGCGAAAACAGCAGCGTTTCCGAACTGAAACCCTATATCGGCGATTACGACGAGAACAGGGTAAAATTCCTGGTAACTCAGGAGTCTGAGGATGAAATGGCTGATGCCATGGAGCTCATCGGACAGCTGGCTGAATACGCAGGCACGTTCCACAGAGAGCCTGTAAGCTGCAGCGAACTCACCATTGGTATGAAATGCGGCGGTTCCGACGGTTTATCCGGGATCACAGCCAATCCCACGGTAGGAGCATTCTCCGATATGCTGGTTTCTAAAGGCGGAACCACCATCCTGACGGAGGTTCCCGAAATGTTCGGTGCGGAAACGCTTCTTATGAACCGCTGCCAGAATGAAGAAACCTTTGATAAAACCGTGGATCTGATTAATGATTTCAAGAACTATTTCACCAGCCATAACCAGACTATTTACGAAAATCCTTCCCCTGGCAACAAAAAGGGCGGTATCTCTACCCTGGAGGACAAATCCTTAGGCTGTGTCCAGAAATCCGGCAGCGCTCCGGTCGTAGATGTATTAAAATACGGGGAACCGGTACGCGATAAGGGCTTAAATCTCTTAAGTGCTCCCGGTAACGACTTAGTGGCCTCCACGGCACTGGCCGCTTCCGGTGCCCACATCGTTCTGTTCACCACAGGCCGCGGTACTCCATTTGCCTGTCCGGTACCGACCATGAAGATTTCGACCAACACTGCCTTAAGCACAAAGAAAAGTAACTGGATTGATTTCAACTGCGGCGTACTGGTCGAGGGTACTGATATGGATACCCTTAAAAATGAATTCTTTGATTTTGTCATCGAGGTAGCTTCCGGCAAAAAGGTGAAATCCGAAGAAGCAGGTTTCCATGACATGGCTATCTTTAAGCAGGGCGTGACCTTATAA
- a CDS encoding tagaturonate reductase, with protein MEKLCYETLEKLGYDGYLLKEAPERVLQFGEGNFLRAFVDYFIDVLNEKTGFNSKVVLCQPIAPGLADMINEQEGLYTLFLRGFENGQKVNAKRVISCVSRCLNPYADYESVLACADNPDLRYIACNTTEAGITYDPSCQFTDVPADSYPGKLTQFLYRRFEKFGKEAGKGFVILSCELIDNNGKELEKCVLKYAEQWNLGDEFINWIKEENIFCSTLVDRIVTGYPRNEAAAICEELGYQDNIIDTGEVFGFWVIEGPDSLKKELPFEEAGLPVIICNDHKPYKQRKVRILNGAHTSFVLGAYLAGQDIVRNCMDDEVIRDFMNKTIYDEIIPTLTLPKEELMSFASSVTERFKNPFIDHALLSISLNTTSKWKARVMPSLKSYVEQTGTLPKCITASFAFYIAFYNGMNLTVDGLVAVRPAGDEYTIKDDKPILQFFYDHKDDDAASLVHAVCTNADFWDEDLSEIPGFEEAVAGYLTGIKDKGAYEVMKECLN; from the coding sequence ATGGAAAAGTTATGTTATGAAACACTGGAAAAACTTGGGTATGACGGATATCTTTTAAAGGAAGCCCCAGAACGTGTGCTGCAGTTCGGCGAAGGTAATTTCTTAAGGGCATTTGTGGATTATTTTATCGATGTCCTGAATGAAAAAACTGGATTTAACTCCAAGGTTGTATTATGCCAGCCCATTGCACCAGGTCTTGCGGATATGATCAACGAACAGGAAGGACTTTATACCCTTTTCCTCCGCGGTTTTGAAAACGGGCAGAAGGTAAATGCCAAGCGGGTGATCTCCTGTGTAAGCAGATGCTTAAATCCTTATGCAGATTATGAGTCCGTATTGGCCTGTGCGGATAATCCTGACCTGCGTTACATTGCCTGCAATACCACTGAAGCAGGTATTACCTACGATCCTTCCTGCCAGTTTACAGATGTTCCGGCTGACAGCTACCCTGGAAAACTGACCCAGTTCCTTTACAGAAGATTTGAAAAGTTCGGAAAGGAAGCCGGAAAGGGATTTGTTATCCTCTCCTGCGAGCTGATCGATAACAACGGAAAAGAGCTGGAGAAATGTGTTTTAAAATACGCCGAGCAATGGAACCTGGGCGATGAATTCATTAATTGGATCAAAGAGGAGAACATCTTCTGCTCCACTCTGGTAGACCGTATCGTAACCGGATATCCGAGAAATGAAGCTGCTGCCATCTGTGAAGAATTAGGCTATCAGGATAACATCATCGATACCGGTGAAGTCTTCGGCTTCTGGGTCATCGAAGGACCGGACAGCTTAAAGAAAGAACTGCCTTTTGAAGAAGCAGGCCTCCCTGTTATCATCTGTAACGATCACAAGCCATATAAGCAGAGAAAGGTCCGCATTTTAAACGGCGCACATACATCCTTTGTATTAGGCGCTTACCTTGCCGGTCAGGATATTGTCCGCAACTGCATGGATGACGAAGTGATCCGCGACTTTATGAATAAGACCATTTATGATGAGATCATTCCTACCCTGACCCTTCCAAAGGAAGAATTAATGAGTTTTGCATCCTCTGTTACGGAGCGTTTCAAAAACCCATTTATTGATCATGCTCTGTTATCCATTTCCTTAAATACCACCTCCAAATGGAAAGCCCGGGTTATGCCTTCCCTTAAAAGCTACGTGGAGCAAACAGGCACACTTCCTAAATGTATAACAGCCTCCTTCGCTTTCTACATTGCATTCTACAACGGAATGAACCTTACGGTCGACGGCCTTGTTGCAGTACGTCCTGCAGGTGACGAATACACCATCAAGGATGATAAGCCGATTCTTCAGTTCTTCTATGATCATAAGGATGACGATGCGGCTTCCCTTGTTCACGCGGTTTGCACCAATGCTGACTTCTGGGATGAGGATTTAAGTGAAATTCCAGGATTTGAAGAAGCCGTGGCAGGTTATTTAACAGGTATTAAAGATAAAGGCGCGTATGAAGTTATGAAGGAATGTTTAAACTGA
- a CDS encoding LysR family transcriptional regulator, producing the protein MIDTKLYTLLAVVEFNSYTRAAEHLSLTQPAVTQHIKQLERELNIKIFNRVGNDIKPTNEGNIVIQYARRSIALYQRMEQNILDEQRHVRRLTVGITHTAESNAVAEVLGKYSSKNPGASITIISDSINNLYDMLKNYEVDLAVVEGKVQDDSINSLLLDTDSLMLVVSNNNLLAKKSMVTINELMKEPLILRRPSSGTRNLFTAHLESNNMSLDDFNVILEVDNIATIKDLIRRDIGVSILSRSVCLDELKKGKITALPIENLSMIREINILYHSDFKHADVLHSIMKEYNKVVKFYAS; encoded by the coding sequence ATGATTGATACTAAACTTTATACGTTATTAGCAGTGGTCGAATTTAACAGTTACACACGTGCGGCAGAACATCTTTCTTTGACGCAGCCAGCGGTTACTCAACACATAAAGCAATTGGAAAGAGAATTGAATATTAAAATTTTCAATCGTGTTGGAAATGATATAAAGCCTACAAATGAAGGAAATATTGTAATTCAATATGCCCGGCGAAGCATAGCCCTATATCAGAGGATGGAACAAAATATTTTGGATGAGCAGCGCCATGTTAGACGGCTTACGGTTGGAATTACCCATACTGCGGAAAGTAATGCAGTGGCAGAAGTGTTAGGAAAGTACAGCTCCAAAAATCCTGGTGCAAGCATAACAATTATTTCTGACTCTATAAATAATCTTTATGATATGCTGAAAAATTATGAGGTGGATTTAGCTGTTGTAGAGGGGAAGGTTCAAGATGACAGCATTAACTCGCTTCTGTTGGACACAGATTCCCTGATGCTGGTTGTATCAAACAATAATCTCCTGGCAAAAAAGAGCATGGTAACCATAAATGAATTAATGAAGGAGCCATTGATACTTCGCAGACCCTCATCGGGGACTAGAAACCTGTTTACTGCCCACTTAGAAAGTAATAACATGTCACTTGATGATTTTAATGTCATTTTAGAAGTCGACAATATTGCAACGATTAAAGATCTTATTAGACGGGATATAGGAGTTTCCATACTTTCACGAAGCGTATGTCTGGACGAACTAAAGAAAGGGAAAATTACTGCATTGCCTATAGAAAATCTTAGTATGATTCGGGAGATCAACATTCTGTATCACAGCGATTTTAAACATGCAGATGTTTTGCATAGTATCATGAAGGAATATAATAAGGTGGTAAAGTTCTATGCTTCTTAA